A window of Candidatus Methylomirabilota bacterium contains these coding sequences:
- a CDS encoding kinase — MELCMSDERASSALDGLVAALPEHYQPIFGHPEHSAAVARECHDRLEPIIRVYKVLEAKLQRPLRVLDLGCAQGFFSLSLAELGATVHGVDYFDGNVAVCNALAEEYRELEISFQVARIEEVMLDQVGPDQYDLVLGLSVFHHIVYEKGAHAVRQMLDDLAHKVVGGIFELALASEPPYWAAAQPQEPRQLLSGFAFVHELAQHKTHLSGIPRPLYFASNRYWYLNDQVVAFDSWQAYPHVLAQDVHQGTRRYYFGEGLIAKFFRLDHAEVSMANLDEHRSEVTFLRAPPPGIKVPQLLMEGRHEHEVWLVRELLPGELLVDIIRDGKSYDVRLALQDVLTQLVALESVGLYHSDLRAWNVLVNSEGHAQLIDYGSIAIAAKDCVWPYNIFLAFLIFVYEVSTGRVGDSRPLRTVAISPYRLDQPYRKWMTAFWSYPTSRWSFKTMHQLFEQMDSLEEDDEFVENTPLQHWMQAIEDAMEMQMSLVGHVQRQQQQIEKCSEEKLSKLFHMQAHADKALARIDERLQALKSEFTQLNTILAQLKKSLSMREAESVEVYSSRSWRTTLPRRVVDRLIKQFRRMIRKMHDLIIGSPL; from the coding sequence ATGGAGTTATGTATGTCGGATGAAAGGGCCAGCAGTGCACTTGATGGCCTCGTTGCGGCGCTCCCAGAGCACTACCAGCCCATCTTTGGTCACCCTGAGCATTCCGCTGCTGTAGCGCGCGAGTGCCATGATCGACTTGAACCGATTATAAGAGTGTACAAAGTGCTGGAGGCCAAGTTGCAGCGCCCATTACGCGTACTCGATCTAGGTTGCGCGCAAGGGTTCTTTAGCCTGAGTTTAGCGGAGTTAGGCGCCACCGTGCATGGTGTGGATTATTTTGATGGTAACGTTGCTGTATGCAACGCGCTGGCTGAAGAGTATCGCGAACTGGAGATTAGCTTTCAGGTAGCGAGGATTGAAGAAGTAATGCTGGACCAAGTCGGCCCAGATCAATATGATCTGGTGCTAGGCTTGAGCGTATTCCACCACATCGTATACGAAAAAGGCGCGCATGCTGTGCGTCAAATGCTGGATGACTTGGCTCACAAAGTCGTGGGCGGTATCTTCGAACTGGCCTTGGCTTCCGAACCTCCGTACTGGGCAGCGGCACAACCACAAGAACCCAGACAACTGCTGAGTGGTTTTGCATTTGTACATGAATTGGCACAACACAAAACGCATCTCTCAGGTATTCCCCGGCCTTTGTACTTCGCAAGCAACCGGTACTGGTACCTGAACGATCAAGTTGTTGCGTTTGATTCGTGGCAAGCCTATCCGCACGTGTTAGCGCAAGACGTTCACCAGGGTACGCGTCGATACTACTTCGGTGAAGGGCTCATCGCAAAGTTCTTCCGCCTTGATCATGCCGAGGTTTCTATGGCAAATCTGGACGAGCATCGAAGCGAGGTTACCTTCTTGCGCGCTCCACCGCCCGGTATCAAGGTCCCGCAATTGCTGATGGAAGGTCGGCACGAGCATGAGGTCTGGCTGGTGCGTGAGCTGCTGCCAGGAGAATTGCTGGTCGACATAATACGTGATGGCAAGTCGTACGATGTAAGATTAGCTCTGCAAGACGTCCTAACTCAGCTTGTAGCGCTAGAATCGGTCGGCCTTTATCATAGCGACCTGAGAGCCTGGAATGTGCTCGTTAACTCCGAGGGCCACGCACAACTGATTGACTACGGTTCTATAGCTATCGCCGCAAAAGACTGTGTCTGGCCGTACAATATCTTCTTGGCGTTTTTGATCTTCGTATACGAAGTGTCGACAGGACGCGTGGGAGATTCTCGTCCTCTCCGTACGGTAGCGATCAGCCCCTATCGTCTTGATCAGCCTTATCGCAAATGGATGACGGCGTTCTGGTCGTACCCAACGTCACGATGGAGTTTCAAGACCATGCACCAGTTGTTTGAGCAGATGGATAGTCTTGAAGAAGACGACGAGTTCGTGGAAAACACCCCGCTCCAACATTGGATGCAAGCGATAGAAGATGCCATGGAAATGCAGATGTCACTAGTCGGACATGTTCAGAGACAACAACAACAAATCGAAAAATGCAGTGAAGAAAAGCTGTCAAAATTATTTCATATGCAAGCACACGCTGATAAAGCGCTTGCTCGGATTGATGAACGACTTCAGGCGTTAAAAAGTGAATTTACTCAATTAAACACCATATTGGCACAATTGAAAAAAAGCCTAAGTATGCGTGAGGCAGAATCTGTGGAAGTGTATAGCAGTCGATCATGGCGTACGACACTGCCACGGCGAGTTGTTGACCGGCTCATCAAACAATTTCGACGCATGATCCGTAAAATGCACGATCTAATAATTGGAAGCCCTTTATAA
- a CDS encoding GDP-fucose synthetase, producing the protein MSRKSKSISSVGNLAKFIGKRIWITGHQGMLGSALVRSFSGEGANLLLAPRQQLDLSDQRAVHNWVDKNRPEFVFHIGAKVGGIYANATFPANFLHGNSMIQANVIDAAHHFGVEKLIFVASNCVYPARAAQPISEDALMTGPLEDNIRAYAIAKIAGIEMCRAYRRQYGCNFISVIPPNLYGPGDNYHPLHSHVVAGIIRRAHEAKLSGDQEFVVWGDGTPRREVLYVDDLADAMKCLMATPVVDDLFNVGCGRDLSITELANLVVDVIGFEGRIVYDKSKPNGTMKKLLDNSRIRALGWCPKIDERTGLQKTYNDFLTRFNVPESGGRL; encoded by the coding sequence ATGTCTAGAAAATCTAAATCTATCTCTTCAGTGGGTAATTTAGCTAAGTTTATAGGCAAGAGAATATGGATAACTGGTCATCAGGGAATGCTTGGATCTGCTTTGGTCCGTAGCTTCAGCGGAGAGGGGGCTAATTTACTACTTGCTCCTCGTCAGCAACTTGACTTGAGCGATCAGCGCGCCGTTCATAATTGGGTAGACAAGAATCGGCCCGAGTTCGTTTTTCATATCGGAGCGAAGGTCGGTGGTATTTATGCAAACGCGACCTTCCCTGCCAATTTTTTACATGGCAATTCGATGATCCAAGCGAATGTGATTGACGCTGCTCATCATTTCGGCGTGGAGAAGCTAATATTCGTAGCATCGAACTGTGTGTATCCGGCAAGAGCAGCTCAGCCGATCTCTGAGGACGCGCTAATGACGGGCCCACTAGAAGACAATATCCGTGCGTATGCAATCGCGAAGATTGCGGGAATAGAGATGTGCCGGGCGTACCGCCGACAGTACGGCTGCAACTTTATTTCTGTTATACCCCCGAATTTGTACGGACCGGGTGATAACTATCATCCTCTACATAGCCATGTGGTTGCCGGTATCATTCGTCGCGCACACGAAGCGAAGCTCTCGGGGGATCAGGAATTTGTTGTGTGGGGCGACGGAACGCCGCGACGCGAGGTACTGTATGTGGACGACTTAGCCGATGCCATGAAGTGCCTGATGGCTACCCCTGTGGTGGACGATCTGTTCAACGTGGGATGCGGTCGTGATCTATCCATTACTGAATTAGCCAACCTTGTTGTCGACGTGATTGGTTTTGAAGGACGCATCGTCTACGATAAGTCAAAACCGAATGGAACGATGAAAAAGCTGCTCGACAATTCGCGTATCCGGGCACTCGGCTGGTGTCCAAAGATTGATGAAAGGACCGGACTACAAAAGACCTACAACGACTTTCTGACGCGATTCAATGTACCAGAATCTGGTGGGAGACTCTGA